The genomic window TGAGTCCCATTTTCTCCAAATACCAAAGGACACGTTTTAGACTGATGCAGCTACACAGGCCTTTGAGACCCTGATCAACTGAAATGTACAAACATCTCCTCTTCTGCTCTTCAAATTCAACATTGTACTGCAGCATCTTAGGCACAACAGGTTTTAATTTGACAGAGGAATGACTGATTTTCACATTTTGCTATAGTGTGGGAAGAATGTTAATTGGTTGATTAACAGGGATGTCATGGGCAAAAATTAAAGTGCTACACCACTCAGcttatttcatgtgttttgacattttgcGGTAAAGATAATCTTTGAGTTATTACTCAATTCACAATAACATGCTCAGTCATGAGAGACATGTCTGCATTTGAAAGGACAGAATGTTCAACATTCATAAAGGGCATTATTTTCACTGCTGAGAGATTAGTTGAGTGTTTGGCTCACATAACAGGCAATTAAGTGTGGGGGGAAACAAACCAAAGCCACTAAGCCAGACTGACGACCACAGAAACAGTCCGTGAGTTGGATTTGAATTAATTTACCTATTTATTCGTTTTTGTCTCTCGTGAGTCAATCAAAGGGAACATTTTACTCTACTGCAGTGGCTAAATACAGCAAGCGGTGAACAAAtcttgacaaataaaacaatgaaaacacagccATTGCTATAAAAGCATGACATGTTTGTTGTCCTTTTCTATTTTAGGCTCCAACCACTATGGTATTGCTGGATACTATGCAATGCAAGCtctgaaagaaaacatgattgtAAGTGAACAGTTAGCAGAAAATTGTCTATTCCTCCACCAGTTTGTGTTATCTTGTTCGAACCCTAATAGATGTCCTTTTTGATTTTAATAGAAATGAATgcactgtttcccaaaatggTTTTCTTATTCATTTGTGATCTGATTCATCACAGGGCATGTCATTTACCAACACGTCCCCACTAGTGGTCCCCACACGTGGTAAAGAGGTGAGaaactgatttaaaatgaatgttttaatcaAGTTCTTACTTTAATCTGACAGTTCACAGTATTATAAGATGTAGTTAGTCAATGCATGTTAAAATACTGTGCAACCTATTTACCCAGAATGTTCCAGTTGTTTTAATAATGTGCGCCTGCTGTTTCCAGTGCACTTTGGGAACGAACCCCATCAGTATGGCAGCTCCTGCTAATGGCGGAGACAGCTTTGTGCTGGATATGGCCACATCAGCAGTGGCACTTGGAAAGGTAAAACAGGTTTATTCTGATAAGCCATCTGACATTCCTTACATACAGAAAACAACTTCCTCAATGCCAACAGATATAACCTGgtgggtttattttttttgaaatttttgaaAGTTTGTTTATGCGGTTGctaaatatcttaaaatgttaGGAATTGCTTTTTTATAAGGTGTGGAATGGTTAGTCACAGGAtaaaagtgttttcattttaaagtagGAACAGCTTTGGCTACAAAAATCATACAACTTTTATACTGATTCATTTAACATTATACAAGTTTGTGTGTCAGTCAGCAACTTTCCTGAAACTACTGTAGGTAGAGTAGCAGAAGCACAGTCTTATTTGCCACTGAATTGATGTGGAGTTGAAAGGCCTCACAGCATCATAATTATTGTCTACTGAAACACTTTAAAAGTGTCTAATATCTCAGTAGGCGTGTTGTATATCCTGTTGCAGCCACTGAATGAAAAACAGGTTACTAGTGGGAAGTAGAGGAAACCGGATCCATACATCTTGGTGAGCAGCAGTGTAAGTCTCCTCTTTAATTTCTCATTGTTTAATGTGCACAGGTGGAGCTCCATGAGCGACGTGGAGATAGCATCCCCGAGGGATGGGGTTGTGATGCTCAGGGCAAACTCAGCACAGACCCCAAGAGAGTCCTGCAGGGAGGAGGACTGGTGCCAATTGGCGGCAGTGAAGCTACAGGTCGGTAGCAACTAAAAACAGTTGACAGCAGTCGGCTCAGGGATCTGTTTTGTTATCCTGCTTTTTGTTAGACACTTTTAGACATTCAGctcacactcaaataaaatgtgtcaaagtaATCCTCCTGGTACACTCTGTCGTCACATATAATCTGTATAACAATCAAGGATTTGTGCAGTGTGTAGTCAAAAGTCTGCCCTGATTGTCCATTATTTGCAGCAtctacagttaaaaaaagacacagtatttcattgtgtttttctgacgcaaaatataaatctgtgttttaatttattcaaaaaccattacaaattaaaaattattGGCCATTAGCAATGAATTTGTGCCAGGGGAATATATTTGCTCCGaaatttatttgtgtttctgttttattaatgtgtgcACAAATTTCCACTTCTTCTTCCATGATATGACCACAGTGAAGCTCAGTAGGAACATATAGGAGTGAAAGGAGGTACATAGGGAGGGGATAAATATAGTATTTTGTGGAGTGATGACTTTTCAAGTAATAGTAGGAGACAAATTGTCATATAACATTTTTTGCATTCGCCCCCTCGCTACATTACACAACTGAATTGAACTGAAGTATTGTTATATCTCTGTTGGTTCCTTCAGGAGGGTACAAAGGCTATGGTCTGGGAATGATGGTAGAAGTGTTCTGTGGCATCCTGGCTGGTGCTCAGTATAGCAAACATGTCCGCACGTGGAAAGTAACTGATCGTGTTGCCAACCtggtatgtttatttatttattcatttattggcTTGTATGAGGACATCCTAACCCTGTTGGCCTTTTCCCCCTAGTAGTCGCAAGATTACGATATTACAACATTACAGCATGCTAAAATTGAGCTTCCTTGTCCtcttgttggaaaaaaaaatcagtggcTAGGTCCCACAGCCATTACAGCtaaaattaaaagcaaaaaaaatgaattgcaaatatgcttttaaaatattgtgtagAGCCACATTTTGgttttttaatttgaacaaaacatatgtgttttgtttctatgTAGCATCAAACTCCTGGCACCAGGAAGTACACTGGAAAATTGGCAATGAACAgatcaaataaaagcaaatgaCTTGATAATGTACATATGTTTCCACATAAAAAGGAGGTGTAACCGGTTTGTACATTTTTTCAAAGTATTTACTTCAAGTTATAGCTTGTCATTGAGCAGTTGCTCAAACAATGCAATACTTGTTATGATGGATTAGGACGTAACTAAGCAGCAggatgataaataaaacatcccATAACAATGGTGATACAAACACGAAGAGCAAAGTTTTACGTGTTAAAAAAACCTTTGATAGCTactgttatctgttatctgtaAGTCACAAATAGGCTACATACTGTTTCATCACCTCATGACGATCTTCACTGTTTATATTGGGTCAGTTCACAGTCTTGTCATGACCTGGCTGTTTTGTGTTCACAGGGTCAGTGTTTTGTAGCGATCAACCCAGAGAACTTTGCTCCTGGGTTCAGCGACAGGATGTCAGACCTGCTCTCCATCCAAAGAGGATTGGACCCTGTGAGTAGATCCCACTGTTGCAATGTTGACACTGGGAATCTCCTCTTTGGCTGAACAGAACTACATAAGTCGGATAGATATAGTGAAGACATATTATGATTTGAAATTACAAAAACTTTGAGTGTAACAAGTCATATCGTACCGAGCAATATTGTGCTGTTGTGCTTACTGTAGTGCAGTGTGCAAGTATGCTAACCATTGCTAATTAGCACCAAATgcaaagtacagctgagactgATGGGAATTTCATTAGTTGTGCAACTATTTGGCCAAAAagcaaagtattggacaaattaaaattttGCCAGATGGAGACATGAGTGCATGTTACCACATTACATGTCAATTTATCCAAACTTTATTGAGACATTTCCTTCAAAGCCATAAATGTCAACCTTATGGTGGCACAGAAGAAAAGTTAGGGAATCActaaagtcagtaggattcattcTCTGGTGACTATGAATGTCAGTATTTCACTGCAATCCATCCAAactttgttgaaatatttcagtcttggCCACtaatttttatgatttaaaatgaaaacaaaacaaaaaacattgaaCAAAGTTGAGTGCTAGTTTAGTGCTTTAATGAACGTTGCTGCTTTTCTGCTGTAGGCTGACCCTGGCTGTCCTGTTTTGGCTGCTGGAGATCCAGAAAGGATCCACATGGATGAATGTAAGAAGATAGGTGGGATCTCCTACCACCTCAAAGTCGTCAATTACATGGTAAGAGTTGGAAATAAAAGACAGGAGTGCTCAGATCATAAAATATTGTCAGTGAGTCCAGAGAATTTTACTGACTGATGCGCTACTGTACAGTAAAGGGAATATTAtgccttttattattaataagaatATGTGCAAATATATGTAGATGTAAAACGAActaatttgcattttctttttttcagaacGAATGTGCTAAGAGCATTGGGGTCAGCAGTCTTCTGCCATGTGACAAGCTCATCCCCAATTAGTCTGCCCAATAAAGATCCGTGGAAATCTAACATTTCTCCTCAGCTTGAAGTTCAAATTGACCAACTTGTGAATGCACATCATTTAAGCtgacagttatttttttaatgacttaaaCCAGGTATTTTAACATATAGTtttgatgaaaatattttaataacctTAAAATCTGTGACgaaaatggaaaatatcaaatatttttccttttaaggTATGATATATAATTTGTTTAAATGCTcaaaattatttcaaattgatCATAAGAATGCTTTACTAGTTTTATAAAATTAGGTCCAAGGTCATTGCATAAACCAAAGTCTTAAGTGCCTTATTCAGAATAAAGTAATTTAACAGaaactttgtttctcttttttaaatttagaataacacatttttgagtattttcttttttcaatatttaaatgcttcctttttttgtacCTGTCCTATGTGTATCTACATCTCACCCTAGCACCCTAAAATATTTCACCCACCAGGGGGCGATGTAAACTGTTGTAATGTCGCTCCACTTGTGACAGGTCTAATATGAATACTGCTGTTCAAGAATTAGTTCAATTAATAAAGTGGTTTCTGGAAAACAGAAAACGTATACTATAAGTAGTAATATGTTTTAACCAATAAATTGCTGAATATTAATGTATATGtatgcattttaatgtaatcTTGAAACTATAATTTATTGAATCAACACTAATACTCCATGACCTGAGGAAAATCCAGATTACAGTTTGCATGTGTGAGTtttcaccactagatggagacatAGTATGAGTAAACTCCTGAGTTTGAGGCATGTACTCCaaacagtgatgtttttttatgtatgtttataaaCATCCTTTTTGCTCTCTGATGTAAATTCATGAAGGCAAAGTTAAGTTTACCTCATataattatatttcaaaatgactACTAAGTTATATTGTCGCCCAGGTAAAAGGTGAAATATTGGATGTAAAGCTGATATGTGCGCAGATGTTAACACACCACATGATTATTAAGGCtttaggttttatttattccacAATGACCCTGAGGGAGGAATATGGATAGGATTgacacatgaaaaaagaaacataattaAAGTGGACAGTGACACTTGTTTCTCAGTAATGGGGAAGTATAAGTAAAGcaatcatacttttttttttttaattacatatttataaaCAGCTGGTCTGCTCCTCTTGCATGTAAGGCAGCAAGAggacacagcacagcacacacacaggaaaaagccTCTACTAAATCTGTGAGGGAGAAGAGCGACTGGGCAGTGACAGATGCCCAGATCAGGACCTTAATCTCCCATGCCAAAAGTCCTGGCACTGGGCCTCGAACCCTGGATGTCCCGTTAACACTCGGCTGACCGCagacaaaagaagagaaatcaACAAATCAATGGGCTTTCAGCCCCTCCAGGGGAGGGGaaaggaggtggaggaaaagGGGCAAGTGTGCACTCGGTTGGGCTAGTGGGTATGTGAGTGGTTATGAAGGGGATGCATGGAGATTAGGTGTGGGCTGAGGGGGAAGGTGGCTGTGTGCTGGGTGCAGGGCTCCGCCAAGTCCAAGGATTAAGAGGCTGATTCAAACAGTCGTTATAGGGGGCAGacacagaggtgtgtgtgcaAGGATGGCTAGATGGATGGTGGGGGTCTAATCTGCCCTGGCCTTGGCCCGGTGCCCTTGTGCAGATTAGAGGGGGCCCCCCAGAGCCCAGAGAGCAGGGCTGCTGGTTAGGATTAAGCAGATTCTAACAGGTGTTTTCTTTTGTGGTGCCAAGGGAAGATCTGTCCGTCACTCACTGAACGAGCAAATCATGAAGTGATCGCCTATTACTGATGGGGCGAGCAATGCCAAAAGGGCACggcatgtgtgaatgtgcaggtcagtgtttgtttttggatCAAACTCTGCTGGCTGCTTTGGGATGAGGATATGCTGAAGCATTTTAAAGGGTCATAGCTGCAGGAAATGAGCAGGATGAAGGAACgatgagaaaatgttttactaAACTGTTAGTAAACTGTGAGATtactcacaaacacacctcaAGAAGTTAACATCCTGGTGCAGCTGATCAGTTATCATGACTGTAAACGGACCctacagcagctctgcagggTTCCAGGGTGGATGAGATTAGGTAGGAAGAGCAACACTTTCACAAAAGGACGATCGGATCAGAACAGTTTAGTAGCTACAGAGCTCGTCACTGACCGCTTAGAAAAAACACTAAGAATTAAGAATATACATGCACAACACAGATAGTCATATACAGTATTACAAACTGTAGTCGCCATGATATACATAGGTACATGGATTGATAGAATGAAATCGCACTTACTCCTGCTGGTATAAATACATGCAATATGCCAGATATTGTCCTTCTATTTTATGATAAATTGACACTTTTAAATCCCTGTAATATGTACAATTGATTTGATAAGGTCTAAACTCTTGAAAATAATTGTTCAATACATTCCAGATATCAGTTTCTGAGATTTCTACCACCACCACCCTAAACAATAGAGGTGAATGAAAGTTAATTTTTGCTTATCAAAGCACAGAAGAATgtcatttgatattttattggaACCCGTCTTTGTTTCGGAAGAGAGTGTTTAGATTACCTACTTTAATTACATTAGAAAACACATCACTTATAAcatcaaaaatcaaaatgatATTCAAACTTTGGGTTGGTTTCCAGAAAAGTagtatcaataataataaaagcaatgTAAGATCAACGCTTTAACTGCTGTGGAAGTGGACGCTTTATTGCTGCTGAAGGAAGGCGTGCATTTGTGTGTAATGACAGAAAGAGTGTGGGAGGAGAGCTAGAAAAGCTCTGCTGCTCTCCTGCTGGGTCTTTAATGAAGTGGTTCCTGGTTTGTTCCACCCAGCTGTTATTCCTGCAAAGCCAAGATATTTGGCCTTGGCTCTTTGTCCTGCTTGGGCTACCATACCTCCAAATGACTGAGTGAACAcgtaaaaaataaagcaaagcaTCTGGTGTCTTGTTCTCTCCAACTGCTTGGGAATGCAAACATCTCTCCATCTGTTGCGTCCCTCTCTGCAGAACGTTTGGGAGTGGTACTCGTTGTTGGTGCCGCCATGTGCCATGTTGATGGTGGGGTTTATGCCAAAGACAAGAATTTTACAGTGCAGCACATGGATAAATGTTTGCTTGCTAACATCTTTGCCTCTACCTCCCACAACCCTTAAGTCTTTATTTTATACTTCTGTGCCCAGAATATACTAAATACTCTGTCAGTCTGTTGAAATGCAGAGCAATCTAAGCCACAGAATGAATTAATGTTTCTACTCACGTTAGGGTACAAGACGCCACAAATGAATATAAGCCAGAAAAGCCACATCTTCAAACTTAAAGCTCAAGGACTCAAAGCTTTTAAActacaaataaatgtatcaaTCACTGACAAAACATGTactgtaataatgataataaacagaagaaataagaaaaaatacttAATAGTCCATCTTGCCTTTTTCCAGGCCTTTCAGACATCAGGTTTTCTTCCTAAAGAAGAAAGAGTCTGAAATCCCtgatctgagaaaaaaaaattaaaaaattaaaaaatctgtaatttattcaatatttttttagtgGCAGTAAGTGTCAAAACCAACTGTATGAACCGAGCTACAGAGTCTTAGGTGAGGTTTGAAGATGTCTTGAGCAGTTTAAACAGCACATTACCTACAGGTTATTATACATTTACTCTCTTCTGTTTACTGTGTAAATCTGTAATGTGTCAGTATAACTAAATATTAAGTAAAGCCCTTTTTATTAATACAATTGTATGTAAATCTGTTTAAAATCTGAGAGAAATTATGACACCAGTCTTGCTTTAGGCAAGTTATATTAgcaaatatatattcaatatataaaGGATAGTTTTGCAGTCAAGCTTtttctgtgaatgtgtgcatatgaaagataaaagagagatagagagcaaGTCCATATCCACAACAGTTTATTTTGGCTATCCAACAAAAAATTACCCTACAAAACTTACAACTAAACCTGCACACTTGCTTTCAGACAAAGTTATCAAACTTAACAACATTTAACAATCATCTATACACTAGAATGTTTCAAGGTTTCATCATGACAGTCTCATGGACAAAAACACAGTATGTATAAACTGATTAGATACACTTTCAACACCCAGGAGTCTCAGGTGCTGTCAGTGTGGCGGTTCAGGTAAAATGAACATACTGAATTAGAAAACTATGTTGACTAATTCCGCCATGTGATTACATTAAGGATCATGCCAGAAGGAAATGTATGAGCATGTATATGAATAATTTGCAATTGTTACTTTCCCATAGACTGATCACAATAGGCCCTGGGGTGAAAATCTCAAATCTGAGTTCCTACAGGTTTGCAAATTGGTGAAGAGGCAAATGTTTTTTCGTTTTTAAAATCTTGGAAATTGGACTGACTATGAAACAAAGGATCTAAGTCAAAGCCTGGACATATGTATGGATGActgcataaatatataaatatatgaaatccATCTCTCCAATACAACAACAAATTACATCTTTTGTCGTCTACCTTGACTGCAACATCTGTCTTCCTCTCACCCATGTGAAACTGACATGACAATGTTTACAATAGTGTGAAGAACGGAAACTGCTTGCACTGCCGGAAAAGTAACAGTCTTACAGGCTCTATGTATGAAAGAGGCTTTTCTCTGTCCTTGTGTAAACCAGCTGGTTCATGTGTTGCTCTTTTGAGTGCTTGTGACCAAACTGAAAtgaggcaaaaacaaacaaagtcagACAGGTGGATGCTATCCAAATCCCTGTTTCGACCAAAGTTGCAGGTTCCCTGGATCAAGAGGACCTAATCCCAGGTACtacaaataaagatttaaagtcCCTGTTGCAGTCCTTTTGGATTTCAGGAACCAGGTAAAGGTCCTTGTTTTGTGAATTAAGTAGTACACAAGTCGAAGCAGCCGCATTGtgtatgtttgaccaatcaggGACAGCCATCCCTGCCAAACACCCTGTACTTAGTCCCTAAGGAAGGTTCCTGCGGTCAAAATGTGTCTTAAcaccctcttttcctctcttcttttctcatttGGATCACTTTGTGTTGACGAGTGGATTTAATTTCCTCTGTGTGGTTTGCACACCTCTGGATATGTTGACAACATGTTAATAGACAGCCTAGGTGTTGGATGgcctttgtctgtgtgtgaggtCCTAATGACACTTTAACAGTTGTCTCCATGTGTTTTCCACTTGGGATAATCCTaggtcttttttcttttcccttaaCATCAATAGATCATTAGCACATAATATATTAGCATAATTTCACTAAATAAACAAGgtttttaattttctgctcatgtagcactttgagattgctgaaatgtaaagtgcaatacaaattaaatatattattattattattattcattaccAGGACAGTCTTTACTGTCTCACTCTATTTgcaatgtaaaatatgttaaaaccaAGCATAAAAATTGTGCTCAGTCAAGACAATGCAGTTTGATGTTGCCTAAATTGAAATTCCTAATTACTTCACAAGCTTTAGGACTAGATTAATCATTAACCACAGTATCTTTGGACCTATCTGGACTTGTCACATCTTTTGTAGATCTAATCTAAAAAACTAAGCAAGCTTTGTATATTTCAGTTGCTTATCTCTGTTATagctgttttactgttttggcAACAACTACACAGTCTGCTACACGAAGAGCCTGATTTTCATAAATGGTTGAAAAGTCTTACCTACATAACAATGTTGAGGATCATCAGTTGTCATTTGTAAGCATGCAACTGTTACTGAGTTACTGACCACAATATGCAAAAAACCAGTGGCCTCATTGTTCATACATTTGCTCcatgtttgtgtaaatgtctGTCATCTTCACAAGCTATTGTAATACTACTAGCAGAGTTAAATCCTTCAAATGGTTGAACCAACATTTCCTGTCAACAGTCAGCTCCAGTTGTGAAGATTTTGTCACTTGCCGACACTGCAGCCCACTGCAATCCCACCATGAGAGGTGACATCTGAGTCCTGAAACAGAAGCGTCACAGAGCAGTATGGCGCTGTGATTTCACGCCACACACCCTGATCTCCTTGAAGGGAGTCGACAGGAGCCTGCCGTGTCCTGTTATGAGGTGACAGGTATGACACAAGGCTACAAATAGTCATAATCTGAGTTCTTTGACTGCAGTAATTCCTCAGCAAATGTCTTGAGCTGATTGTGATTTTCACACCAAGAGAAGAGaatagaggagaagagaagagaaggctGTAGCTCAAGAGGAAGAGCaatcgtccaccaattggaagattgttGGTTTGATTACCGGCTCCTCCAGTCACGTTGATGTATCCTTGTGCAAGATACCTAACACTAAATTGcacccgttgctgtgccaacggtgtgtgaatgtgtgtgaatggttagcctccctcctgatgagcaggttggcaccctgcgtggtagcccatGCCATCGGTGTATGGATGTGTGCGAATGGGCAAATGAGACAtttagtgtaaaagcgctttgcatggtcataatgactagaaaagcgctatagaagtacagtccatttaccaagagaagagaagagctCCTCCATTGTCTAACCAACTGCTGCCCTCTAATCTAATCAATTCCTTCAATACTTTGTCTTTGGATTAAAGTAATGCAccctgaaaaacaaatgaaagaaaacaaaaagatcaTTGATTGAGGGACTAATCTCAACTAATCTATCTCTCcccaaaagacaaaaatggagGATTATATGTTAGGGTTTCAGGATTTTGCCATTGCATCAAACTCACCAAAATTGTACAATTCCCAACTTTGGCGCCCCTATGTGGCAGAATCTAAAACACCAAATGGAATAGAAGCAATTGAGAGTATGCATTTTCCCTGTGCATCAGTTTTCCACAAACAAAAATTAACGTCattgtgatcattttaaagacaaaaatgaattGACTTCGAAAAactaaatggtgaaaaataatATCATCTGAGTGGCTAATATCCATTGAGGATTAGATGTTACATTTGGGTACTTAATGATATCTTTATGACCCTGCTGTTACTTTTTGACTGGAGCAGCTGCAAACGTTTCAGAGAAGCCAAATTAGTTCACAAACTTTGAAAACCATCTTAAAACCCAtattttctttggctttttcttgattttttatacatttttctatgtatctatttatctattgaACACATGACAAATTTCACTTAGTGTCCATAAATTAGTTCATAAGTCTACCAGTTGCATAAGATATTTTCAGGAAATCTTAACAAACATTGATTGACTTGAGTATTATGTAGTTCACATCAAATACATTATGGAAGTGGATCAATGGGATAACTTCAAAGCTTGAAAGGCTTTTGATCATTGACTCTGGACCAAACAAAGACTCATATTGCCGCCCCTTTCCTGCTAAATGACAGCCATTTTCCTTTTTGCTTTGAGGTCTGCTAAACCCTTACCCCCTTAGATAAAGGTGCTGTATGTGCCATTGTGATTTGGTTTATTTCCACCCTCTGGGCAAAGAAAAACCTTCATCTACAGTAGAGAGGATTGGTGTCTGAAATCAACCctaaacacactcacagaggcAACCCCCAACTCACACAGAGGATGATCTACTCCTTTAGGCCAGCTGCCTCCCCATTTTGTTTGTAACCAGGAGTCAGAGGACTGTTGATGTGTGACGACTACAACAGGTGACaggtgaaggagggagggatggggaCAGCAGCTCACCTTTCTCTGTGGTCACTCTGTGTTGGTTTAGGGGCTCTCAGGCCAGTGCCTGGGGCCTCTGTGATGGATAGGTACAGCTGAGACAGTCCTAGTAGTGGGAAAATGATCTAATGACCACCGGTTGGGGGCACAACCTGACCCTGAGGACAACCCAACCCCAAACAGCCATTCTGAATTCACTTTTAATTGTGCTCACTCACTGTAAAGTAAGAATTTATCAGTTTGCAGGATAGTTTATAAAGTTTTTATTAGATATCGGATATCTGCTTTTCAATGTATTATGCTGCTAATATAACAAA from Scomber scombrus chromosome 6, fScoSco1.1, whole genome shotgun sequence includes these protein-coding regions:
- the LOC133982369 gene encoding uncharacterized oxidoreductase YjmC-like; this encodes RCLISHSELQGFIERCMTAVGTKPHHARSLAEVLVEGDHRGHYSHGLNRMDMYVKDIKSGICAKDGEPVVEKESAATALVDGKNLLGPVVGNFCMKLAIKKAKEAGIGWVVAHGSNHYGIAGYYAMQALKENMIGMSFTNTSPLVVPTRGKECTLGTNPISMAAPANGGDSFVLDMATSAVALGKVELHERRGDSIPEGWGCDAQGKLSTDPKRVLQGGGLVPIGGSEATGGYKGYGLGMMVEVFCGILAGAQYSKHVRTWKVTDRVANLGQCFVAINPENFAPGFSDRMSDLLSIQRGLDPADPGCPVLAAGDPERIHMDECKKIGGISYHLKVVNYMNECAKSIGVSSLLPCDKLIPN